One genomic window of Sphingopyxis sp. OPL5 includes the following:
- a CDS encoding patatin-like protein, whose protein sequence is MREKELRFALICYGGISLAVYMHGITKEVWRLAAASRAFHDGGPLSGVGTVYRDLLASIAERSTIRLRVLADIVAGASAGGINGIFLARALATGQSLDPLTDLWLDDADVDHLIDPDARPLSAATKFWAVPIAGWMMKKRGNVIDRTVGEGAQDEVRAKLSRFVRARWFEPPFGGETFSNLLLDAFDAMDQGPRGPALVPAGQPVDLFVSVTDFAGHRVSLSLNSPPRVTEDEHRLILHFRQDSRAGKALDDVPGLAAAARATASFPGAFPPFTLRELDRVLDKRGIAWPGRDGFIRAQLPAGGEADPADRVLIDGSVLANAPFRPAIAALKQRPARREIDRRFIYIDPKPDYRSISFGKPGETAEGDAPRLPGFLPTILGAMSEIPREQPIRDNVEAIEGMSRRIRRMQHILDAMKVEVEEQVAALFGTTFFLDTPTTARLAKWRAKAQEQAAERAGFAFSPYGHLKLSAMVEDLVGIVDRLAPPEGDIHRRNRRQQLWDEVRARGLDRISGRRGAGASNDAVTFFRTHDLGFRVRRLRFLARELDRVVEAQRDSRDPACDAMRDTIYDALGVYLEREGDSWFADLDISADADAGQWIDAIAARRDLIGADAAADALIAEGLGALPKDDRRALLLAYLGYPFYDIATLPLLQGEGFDEFDPIKIDRISPSDATAIRSGGAAAMLKGIEFNSFGAFFSRAYRENDYLWGRLHGADRLIDIVASSVTGDAALPADELKAIKHRAFHAILDEEEERLPKVAALIAELRKEIG, encoded by the coding sequence ATGCGCGAGAAGGAACTGCGTTTCGCCTTGATTTGCTACGGCGGCATCAGCCTCGCCGTCTATATGCACGGCATCACCAAGGAGGTGTGGCGGCTCGCCGCGGCGTCGCGCGCCTTCCACGACGGCGGTCCGCTCAGCGGCGTCGGGACTGTCTATCGCGACCTGCTCGCGTCCATCGCCGAACGCAGCACCATCCGCCTGCGCGTGCTCGCCGACATCGTCGCGGGCGCCAGCGCGGGCGGGATCAACGGTATCTTCCTCGCACGCGCACTCGCCACCGGCCAGTCGCTCGACCCGCTCACCGACCTGTGGCTCGACGATGCCGACGTCGATCATCTGATCGACCCCGACGCGCGGCCTTTGTCGGCGGCGACCAAATTCTGGGCGGTGCCGATCGCCGGCTGGATGATGAAGAAGCGCGGCAATGTCATCGACCGCACGGTGGGCGAAGGCGCGCAGGACGAGGTGCGCGCGAAGCTGTCGCGCTTCGTGCGGGCGCGCTGGTTCGAACCGCCCTTCGGTGGCGAGACCTTTTCGAACCTGCTCCTCGATGCCTTCGACGCGATGGACCAAGGGCCGCGCGGACCCGCGCTGGTGCCGGCGGGGCAGCCCGTCGACCTGTTCGTTTCGGTCACCGATTTTGCCGGCCACCGCGTCTCGCTGTCGCTCAACAGCCCGCCGCGCGTGACCGAGGACGAGCATCGCCTGATTCTCCATTTCCGTCAGGACAGCCGTGCCGGCAAGGCGCTCGACGACGTCCCCGGCCTCGCTGCCGCGGCGCGCGCAACCGCGAGCTTTCCGGGCGCATTCCCGCCCTTCACCCTGCGCGAACTCGACCGCGTACTCGACAAGCGCGGGATCGCCTGGCCCGGCCGCGACGGCTTCATCCGCGCGCAGCTGCCCGCAGGCGGCGAGGCCGATCCCGCCGACCGCGTGCTGATCGACGGCTCAGTGCTCGCCAACGCGCCTTTCCGCCCCGCGATCGCCGCGCTTAAACAGCGCCCGGCGCGGCGCGAGATCGATCGCCGCTTCATCTATATCGACCCGAAACCCGATTATCGCTCGATCAGCTTCGGCAAGCCCGGCGAAACCGCGGAGGGCGATGCCCCGCGCCTGCCCGGTTTCCTGCCGACGATCCTCGGCGCGATGTCTGAAATCCCCCGCGAACAGCCGATCCGCGACAATGTCGAGGCGATCGAGGGCATGTCGCGCCGCATCCGCCGGATGCAACATATCCTCGACGCGATGAAGGTAGAGGTCGAAGAGCAAGTGGCCGCGCTTTTCGGCACCACCTTCTTCCTCGACACCCCGACCACCGCCCGGCTCGCCAAATGGCGCGCCAAGGCGCAGGAACAGGCGGCCGAACGCGCGGGCTTCGCCTTCTCGCCCTATGGCCACCTCAAGCTGTCGGCGATGGTCGAGGACCTGGTCGGCATCGTCGATCGCCTCGCCCCGCCCGAAGGCGACATCCATCGCCGCAATCGCCGCCAGCAGCTCTGGGACGAGGTGCGCGCACGCGGGCTCGACCGTATTTCGGGCAGGCGCGGCGCGGGGGCGAGCAATGACGCCGTCACCTTCTTCCGCACCCACGATCTCGGTTTCCGCGTGCGCCGCCTGCGCTTCCTCGCGCGCGAGCTCGACCGGGTGGTCGAGGCGCAGCGCGATTCGCGCGACCCCGCGTGCGACGCGATGCGCGACACCATCTACGACGCACTCGGCGTCTATCTGGAGCGCGAGGGCGACAGCTGGTTCGCCGATCTCGATATCTCGGCCGACGCCGATGCCGGCCAGTGGATCGACGCCATCGCCGCGCGCCGCGACCTGATCGGCGCCGACGCCGCCGCCGACGCGCTGATCGCCGAGGGCCTCGGCGCCCTGCCCAAGGACGACCGGCGCGCACTGCTGCTCGCCTATCTCGGTTACCCCTTCTACGACATCGCGACGCTGCCGCTGCTCCAGGGCGAGGGGTTCGACGAGTTCGATCCGATCAAGATCGACCGCATCTCGCCGTCGGACGCCACCGCGATCCGTAGCGGCGGCGCGGCGGCGATGCTCAAAGGGATCGAGTTCAACAGCTTCGGCGCCTTCTTCAGCCGCGCCTATCGCGAGAACGACTATCTCTGGGGCCGCCTCCACGGCGCCGACCGGCTGATCGACATCGTCGCGTCGAGCGTAACAGGCGATGCAGCGCTGCCCGCCGACGAACTGAAAGCGATCAAACACCGCGCGTTCCACGCGATTCTCGACGAGGAGGAGGAGCGGCTGCCCAAGGTCGCGGCGCTGATCGCGGAATTGCGGAAAGAAATCGGCTGA
- the dnaJ gene encoding molecular chaperone DnaJ, translating into MSLDIDYYELLECERTADDATLKASYRKLAMKYHPDKNPGCGDSEARFKAISEAYDCLRDPQKRAAYDRFGKSMPHGAGGNADFGDIGDIFESIFGSAFGGGRQQRGPARGADLRYDMEIRLEDAFTGVTREIQVDVAARCDSCDGSGAKPGTQTNRCTTCAGHGKVRAQQGFFMVERTCPNCQGAGEVIADPCNTCHGEGRVDRRKTLTVNVPAGVDEGTRIRLSGEGESGARGAAPGDLYIFLHMARHKVFEREGTTLFTRAPISFTTAALGGEISIPGLDGAKHDIRIPAGIQSGKQLRQRGAGMPVLNGRGHGDLVVQIDVETPTKLTARQKELLAEFRETETGDECPASQGFFGRIKEMWDDLTD; encoded by the coding sequence ATGTCGCTCGACATCGATTATTACGAACTGCTCGAATGCGAGCGCACCGCCGACGACGCGACGCTGAAGGCGAGTTATCGCAAGCTCGCGATGAAATATCACCCCGACAAGAATCCGGGGTGCGGCGACAGCGAGGCCCGCTTCAAAGCGATCAGCGAGGCCTATGACTGCCTGCGCGATCCGCAGAAGCGCGCCGCCTATGACCGGTTCGGCAAGAGCATGCCGCATGGCGCGGGCGGCAATGCCGATTTCGGCGATATCGGCGATATCTTCGAATCGATCTTTGGCTCGGCCTTCGGCGGCGGGCGCCAGCAACGCGGCCCCGCGCGCGGCGCCGACCTGCGTTACGACATGGAAATCCGGCTCGAGGACGCCTTCACCGGCGTCACCCGCGAGATCCAGGTCGATGTCGCGGCGCGCTGCGACAGCTGCGACGGATCGGGCGCCAAGCCCGGCACCCAGACCAACCGCTGCACCACCTGCGCCGGCCACGGCAAGGTCCGCGCGCAGCAAGGCTTTTTCATGGTCGAGCGCACCTGCCCCAATTGCCAGGGCGCGGGCGAAGTCATCGCCGATCCCTGCAACACCTGCCATGGCGAAGGCCGTGTCGATCGGCGCAAGACGCTGACCGTCAACGTCCCCGCCGGGGTCGACGAAGGCACGCGCATCCGCCTGTCGGGCGAAGGTGAGAGCGGCGCGCGCGGCGCGGCGCCGGGCGACCTCTACATCTTCCTCCACATGGCGCGGCACAAGGTCTTCGAACGCGAGGGCACGACGCTGTTCACGCGCGCGCCAATCAGCTTCACCACTGCGGCGCTCGGCGGCGAGATCAGCATCCCGGGGCTCGACGGCGCCAAGCACGACATCCGCATCCCGGCGGGCATCCAGTCGGGCAAGCAATTGCGCCAGCGCGGCGCCGGCATGCCGGTGCTGAACGGCCGCGGCCATGGCGACCTGGTCGTCCAGATCGACGTCGAGACGCCGACCAAGCTGACCGCGCGGCAGAAGGAATTGCTCGCCGAATTCCGCGAAACCGAGACCGGCGACGAATGCCCCGCGAGTCAGGGCTTTTTCGGACGGATCAAGGAAATGTGGGACGATCTGACGGATTGA